A window of the Cannabis sativa cultivar Pink pepper isolate KNU-18-1 chromosome X, ASM2916894v1, whole genome shotgun sequence genome harbors these coding sequences:
- the LOC115695193 gene encoding embryogenesis-associated protein EMB8 has protein sequence MNWSAIVESDSISSSTNGYALLLRALSFIPLSHYLLASLVASLVFLYNFLEFHLFEDALTAFRGSPITLTYNSSAHIYNGVVSKCRILHGRYLATPWLSSPHIQTCFLNFFGRPPIFSYKRELFTAADGGTIALDWLRSSDVPDGGFHINNATSDNDTTPIVVVIPGLTSDSTSAYLKHLAFSIAKSGWNVVVSNHRGLGGVSITSDCFYNAGWTEDLRIIINHLHNKYSKAPLFTVGTSIGANVLVKYLGEDGDNVPVAGAVAICSPWDLLIGDRFIRRRFVQKFYDRALTIGLQGYAKLHELHYSRLANWEGIKKSRTIRDFDDHATRLVGKFETVDTYYRRCSSAGYVGNVSIPLLCVSALDDPVCTREAIPWDECRTNKNVVLATTKHGGHLAFFEGITATRLWWVRATGEFLRVLHSSQYMHVQNKIMNSGPKSPLDSTIDQGPFVSVVEDGMVAAVGNEQTRDNLVEEFSKTQKSHCENTDTVSVADQDEPGSQPESGFVSVIKEISGQATSIQDAKPPDTTPIKRCLDLLRRQNRFSIWLLAYIAIVTSWPLLGSAVRVLSRKKLRNVLPAALFRK, from the exons ATGAACTGGTCCGCCATTGTTGAAAGCGACTCAATATCTTCCTCCACCAATGGCTACGCCCTTCTGCTTCGCGCTCTCTCTTTTATCCCTCTTTCCCACTACTTGCTCGCCTCTCTCGTCGCCTCGCTGGTTTTTCTCTACAATTTCCTCGAATTTCACCTCTTCGAAGACGCTTTAACCGCCTTTCGAGGCTCTCCCATTACTTTGACCTACAACTCATCCGCTCATATCTATAATGGCGTCGTTTCCAAGTGCCGGATTCTCCATGGCAG ATATTTAGCTACGCCATGGCTGTCTAGTCCTCATATTCAGACATGTTTTCTCAATTTCTTTGGAAGGCCACCCATCTTTAGCTACAAAAG AGAGCTCTTCACCGCTGCTGATGGTGGGACGATTGCCTTGGACTGGCTAAGGAGTTCTGATG TTCCTGATGGTGGGTTTCACATAAATAATGCTACTTCTGACAATGACACAACTCCGATTGTGGTGGTAATTCCTGGTTTAACCAGTGACTCCACGTCTGCT TATCTAAAGCACCTCGCTTTTAGTATAGCAAAAAGTGGATGGAATGTAGTTGTCAGCAACCACAGAGGTCTGGGTGGCGTTTCAATTACT TCTGATTGCTTTTACAATGCTGGATGGACAGAAGATTTACGCATAATTATCAATCATCTTCATAATAAATACTCGAAAGCTCCTTTATTTACAGTTGGAACTAGCATTGGGGCCAATGTTCTG GTAAAGTATCTTGGTGAGGATGGTGATAATGTTCCTGTTGCTGGAGCTGTGGCTATCTGCTCCCCTTGGGACCTTTTG ATTGGTGACAGATTTATACGTCGTAGGTTCGTGCAAAAGTTTTATGACAGAGCGCTTACCATTGGCCTTCAAGGCTACGCAAAATT ACATGAGCTTCACTATTCTCGTCTTGCTAACTGGGAAGGCATTAAAAAG TCACGGACTATTCGAGATTTTGATGACCACGCTACCCGCCTTGTTGGAAAATTTGAG ACTGTAGATACATACTACCGGCGCTGTAGCAGTGCTGGTTATGTGGGCAATGTTTCAATCCCACTTCTCTGTGTCAGTGCTTTGGATGATCCTGTCTGTACCAGGGAGGCCATTCCATGGGATGAATGCAG GACAAATAAAAATGTGGTATTGGCTACAACAAAGCATGGAGGACATCTTGCATTTTTTGAAGGGATAACTGCAACTCGCTTGTG GTGGGTAAGGGCAACTGGTGAATTTTTAAGGGTTCTACATTCTAGCCAATATATGCATGTACAAAACAAG ATCATGAATAGTGGCCCCAAGTCTCCATTGGACTCTACAATTGATCAGGGGCCCTTTGTAAGTGTTGTGGAGGATGGTATGGTGGCTGCAGTGGGAAATGAACAAACACGCGATAATTTGGTGGAAGAATTTTCAAAAACTCAGAAGAGTCATTGTGAAAATACTGACACTGTTTCTGTTGCAGACCAAGATGAACCGGGCTCCCAACCAGAGTCTGGTTTTGTGTCAGTCATAAAAGAGATCTCCGGGCAAGCTACTAGCATCCAGGATGCAAAGCCACCTGATACAACTCCAATAAAGAGATGCTTGGATTTGTTGCGTAGGCAGAACAGGTTCTCAATATGGCTGCTTGCTTATATTGCTATAGTTACGAGCTGGCCATTGTTAGGTTCTGCCGTGCGAGTACTGTCCAGGAAGAAGCTCAGAAATGTGTTACCTGCAGCGTTGTTCAGAAAATAA